A genomic window from Candidatus Denitrolinea symbiosum includes:
- a CDS encoding carbohydrate esterase 4 (CE4) superfamily, catalytic NodB, which yields MYLDTTVLKKTRRSKLKEGIFSFAFHSGLTRLGRGFWKNSLTVLNYHRIANLDDDGFDTFKPNVSGRPEDFERQMDYAARWFNVISTRDLVGWLDGGAPLPPHAALITFDDGYLDNYTFAYPILRKHNFPAIIFLTTNHIESDLPFYWDLAAYCLHHTRKDHVVLPDGTRREWTSRAEAERVGATLIEQAKSLAEDEKRAWMSRLPDALDVSIPAGSFRNLMLSWDQVREMRRNGIEFGGHTMNHPILTRVPLEKAKEEIVGSKARVEQELGEKILGFAYPNGLTGDFNAEIERTVAEAGYGAAFTLLNGPSPNAEVKRERFAIRRVFVSHKHTLPQFAALVSWFSRYRA from the coding sequence ATGTACCTGGATACAACCGTACTTAAGAAAACCCGACGCTCCAAATTGAAAGAGGGGATTTTTTCGTTCGCCTTCCACAGCGGATTGACGCGTCTCGGGCGCGGCTTCTGGAAAAATTCCCTGACCGTGCTGAACTATCACCGCATCGCCAACCTCGACGACGACGGCTTCGACACCTTCAAGCCCAACGTCAGCGGCCGCCCCGAGGACTTCGAGCGGCAGATGGACTACGCGGCGCGCTGGTTCAACGTCATCTCGACACGTGATCTCGTGGGCTGGCTGGACGGCGGAGCGCCGCTTCCGCCGCACGCCGCGCTGATCACTTTCGACGACGGCTATCTCGACAACTACACGTTCGCCTATCCCATCCTGCGCAAACATAATTTCCCCGCCATCATTTTTCTGACGACGAATCACATCGAAAGCGACCTCCCCTTCTATTGGGATTTGGCCGCCTATTGCCTGCATCACACGCGGAAGGATCACGTCGTCCTGCCCGACGGGACGCGGCGGGAATGGACAAGCCGAGCGGAAGCGGAGCGCGTCGGCGCGACCCTGATCGAGCAGGCAAAGTCCCTGGCGGAAGACGAGAAGCGCGCCTGGATGTCGCGCCTGCCCGACGCGTTGGACGTCTCCATCCCTGCGGGATCTTTTCGCAATCTCATGTTGAGTTGGGACCAGGTTCGGGAAATGCGCCGCAACGGGATCGAGTTCGGCGGCCACACCATGAACCATCCCATCCTGACGCGCGTCCCGCTGGAGAAAGCCAAAGAGGAGATCGTCGGCTCGAAAGCGCGCGTCGAACAGGAGTTGGGGGAAAAGATTCTGGGATTCGCCTACCCGAACGGGCTGACGGGCGACTTCAACGCGGAGATCGAACGAACGGTCGCGGAGGCCGGCTACGGGGCCGCGTTCACCCTCCTGAACGGACCCAGCCCGAACGCGGAGGTGAAGCGGGAGCGATTCGCCATCCGCCGCGTGTTCGTCTCGCACAAACATACGCTCCCCCAATTTGCCGCGCTGGTCAGTTGGTTCAGCCGTTACCGCGCTTGA
- a CDS encoding glycosyl transferase, whose amino-acid sequence MKPPIHITYIIDGLGMGGAERLMVPILKRLDAGRFAARVCVLQSKGDNPLAADIRALGVPVDDLPIARLRDFGAVGRLRNYLRGHRAGIVHTQLEFSNILGGLAAKTLRLPSLSTVHVLPTDDVRARTRLHQRVEWFALRFFCDRVLAVSEETRRRYIAESGIPARKLTTLYNGIDLSAGRRRESGPARDSVRNEFNLPRAASLLTTVAVLRPPKGIEFMLRAMPAILESRPDAYYLVVGDGTHREALENETRRLGLQERVVFAGLRKDVPRLLAASDIFVLPTLTEALPTVLAEAMAARLPVVASAVGGVPEMIADGENGILVPPAQPEALSRACAALLSDAETRRGMGERGWQIVQQKFNIETQVRQLENIYVEEMSRYGK is encoded by the coding sequence ATGAAACCTCCCATCCACATCACCTACATCATTGACGGTCTCGGCATGGGCGGCGCGGAACGCCTCATGGTCCCCATCCTCAAGCGTCTCGACGCCGGGCGCTTCGCGGCGCGCGTCTGCGTCCTCCAATCGAAAGGGGACAACCCGCTCGCGGCAGACATCCGCGCCCTCGGCGTCCCCGTGGACGACCTCCCGATCGCGCGCCTGCGCGACTTCGGCGCGGTCGGACGTTTGCGGAATTACCTGCGCGGCCATCGCGCCGGCATCGTCCACACCCAACTGGAATTCTCCAACATCCTCGGCGGCCTCGCCGCCAAAACCCTGCGACTCCCCAGCCTCAGCACCGTCCACGTTCTGCCGACGGACGACGTTCGCGCCAGGACGCGCCTGCACCAGCGCGTGGAATGGTTTGCGCTCCGTTTTTTTTGCGATCGCGTCCTCGCGGTCTCGGAAGAGACGCGGCGGCGCTACATTGCCGAAAGCGGGATCCCCGCCCGCAAGTTGACGACGCTCTACAACGGCATTGACCTGTCCGCCGGCCGCCGCCGCGAATCTGGACCCGCGCGGGATTCCGTCCGGAACGAGTTTAACCTCCCCCGGGCCGCGTCCCTCCTGACGACGGTCGCGGTCCTCCGCCCGCCCAAAGGGATCGAGTTCATGCTCCGCGCCATGCCCGCCATTTTAGAGTCGCGCCCAGACGCGTATTACCTTGTCGTCGGCGATGGGACTCACCGTGAAGCGTTGGAAAATGAAACACGACGGTTGGGATTGCAGGAGCGCGTCGTCTTTGCGGGGCTGCGGAAAGACGTCCCGCGCCTGCTTGCCGCCAGCGACATCTTCGTCCTCCCCACGCTGACGGAGGCCCTCCCGACGGTCCTCGCGGAGGCGATGGCGGCGCGGCTGCCCGTCGTCGCGAGCGCGGTCGGCGGCGTCCCGGAGATGATCGCGGACGGCGAAAACGGGATTCTCGTCCCGCCCGCGCAGCCCGAGGCGTTGTCCCGCGCCTGCGCCGCGCTTTTGTCCGACGCGGAGACGAGGCGCGGGATGGGCGAACGCGGATGGCAGATCGTCCAGCAGAAATTCAATATCGAAACGCAGGTCCGTCAATTGGAAAATATTTATGTGGAGGAAATGAGCCGTTATGGAAAATAA